In the Streptomyces fradiae ATCC 10745 = DSM 40063 genome, AGCTCCGCGTCGAGCTTCGCCACCTTGGCGAAGTCCGTGGCGTTCTGGGCGATGTGGTCGTGCAGGGTCGATTCGCGGCCCGCGATCTTCTCCAGCTGCCGCTCGATCCGCTGGAGTTCCTTCTTCGCCGCGCGGGCGTCGGCCGCGGAGGCCGCCTTCGCCGCCTTCTCGGCCTTCGCGGACGCGGCGGCCGGAGCGGCGGCCGTCGCGGTGCCGGCCGGCACCGCCGCCTCCACCATCCGCTGACGCCGCTCCAGGTACTCGTCGATGCCGCGCGGCAGCATCCGCAGCGTCGCGTCGCCGAGCAGCGCGAACGTCCGGTCCGTCGTCCGCTCCAGGAAGAACCGGTCGTGGGAGATGACGACCATCGAGCCGGGCCAGCCGTCGAGGAGGTCCTCCAGCTGCGTCAGCGTCTCGATGTCCAGGTCGTTGGTCGGCTCGTCGAGGAACAGGACGTTCGGCTCGTCCATCAGCAGCCGCAGCAGCTGGAGGCGGCGGCGCTCACCGCCGGACAGGTCCCCGACCGGCGTCCACTGCTTCTCCTTGGTGAAGCCGAACCGCTCGCAGAGCTGGCCCGCCGTCATCTCCCGGCCCTTGCCGAGGTCCACGCGGTCGCGGACCTGCTGCACCGCCTCCAGGACGCGCAGCGCCGGGGGCAGCTCCGCCACGTCCTGCGACAGGTAGGCGAGGCGCACGGTCCGGCCGACCGTGATCCGGCCCCCGGCGGGCTGCTTCTCGCCCTGGGTGTCCGACGCCTCGGCGAGGGCGCGCAGCAGCGACGTCTTGCCCGCGCCGTTCACCCCGACCAGGCCGATCCGGTCGCCCGGACCGAGCTGCCACGTCAGGTGCTTCAGCAGCACCTTCGGCCCGGCCTGGACGGTCACGTCCTCCAGGTCGAAGACCGTCTTGCCGAGCCGCGCCGACGCGAAGCGCATCAGCTCGCTCGTGTCGCGCGGCGGCGGCACGTCCGCGATCAGCTCGTTCGCCGCCTCGATGCGGTAGCGGGGCTTCGAGGTGCGGGCCGGGGCGCCGCGCCGCAGCCAGGCCAGCTCCTTGCGGACCAGGTTCTGCCGCTTGGTCTCCTCCGTCGCGGCGATCCGCTCCCGCTCGGCGCGCGCGAAGACGTAGTCGGAGTAGCCGCCCTCGTACTCGTGGACCGCGCCGCGCTGGACGTCCCACATGCGGGTGCACACCTGGTCGAGGAACCAGCGGTCGTGGGTGACGCAGACGAGCGCGGAGCGGCGGGCCCGCAGGTGCGCGGCCAGCCAGGCGATGCCCTCCACGTCCAGGTGGTTGGTCGGCTCGTCCAGGACGATCAGGTCCTGCTCGGCGATGAGCAGCTTCGCGAGCGCGATGCGGCGCCGCTCGCCGCCGGAGAGCGGCCCGATCACCGTGTCCAGGCCCTGCGGGAAGCCGGGCAGGTCCAGGCCGCCGAAGAGGCCGGTGAGCACGTCGCGGATCTTGGCGCTGCCCGCCCACTCGTGGTCCGCCAGGTCGCCGATCACCTCGTGCCGCACGGTCGCGGCCGGGTCCAGCGAGTCGTGCTGCGTCAGCACGCCCAGACGGAGCCCGCCGCTGTGGGTGACGCGGCCGGAGTCGGCCTCCTCCAGCCTGGCCAGGACGCGGATCAGCGTGGTCTTGCCGTCGCCGTTGCGCCCCACGACGCCGATCCGGTCGCCTTCGGACACGCCGAGGGACACCCCGTCGAGCAGGGCACGGGTGCCGTACACCTTGCTGACGGCCTCGACATTGACCAGGTTCGCGGCCATTTCACTCCTGCGGGTGGCGGGTGGATCGACCCTCCAGGGTAGTGGGCGCCGGGGGGTGCCCGGCGGGCCGTGCGATAGCGTGCGGCGGTCGTCCGACGGGAGGGGCCGGAGTGCTGGTGACGCGGGGTGCGGACCGGGGGCGGGGCTGGGCCGTGAGCCGGGGCGCGGACGGGGGTGTGAGCCGGGGCGCGGACGGGGGTGCGGACCGCCGCCGGGACCCGGACCGGAGCGTGCGCCGGGGCACGGGCCGGGGCGCGGGCCGGAGCGCGGGCCGGGGCGCGGTGGCGGTGGCCGCGGCGGTGCTGCTGGCGGCGGGCTGCGGCTCGGGCGGGGAGTCCGCCCGTACGGACGGGGCCGCGTCCGGGGGGTCCAGCCCCTCCGCCCCGGCGTCGTCCCCGGCTCCCGCGTCGTCACCGGCCCCGGCCGCCGTGGCGCCCGCGGCGAAGGGCGGGACGGTCGGGGCGGCCGGGTCGGCGTGCCCGCTTCCGGTGGCGTTCGACGTGGCCGCCGAGTGGCAGCCGAAGAAGGTCGAGCCGGTCGGGGACCCGGACCTGGCCGAGCTGAACGAGCTGCTCAAGCAGGGCCCGTTCACCATGGCCTGCGAGATCGACGCCAAGCCGGCCGGGCGGATCGGCTTCCTGCGGGTGTGGACCGGCGGGGGTGGGACCGGGGCCGGACGGGGCGGGGGCGCCGCGCCGCGCGCCGCGCTGGAGTCGTTCGTCACGGCCGACGACGACGCGCCGTCCTCCGCCGTCTACCGCGACGTGCGGGTGGGCGCGGACGGCGCCGTCTCGGCGACGGAGGTGACGTACGTGGTCACCAGCGCCCTCCTCGGCGAGCGGAAGCCGGTGCGCGCGCTGGCCGTGGCCACGCCGCGCGGGCCGGTCGTGCTGGAGCTGGGCGGCATGGACGGCGAGGAGCACATGGCGATGCTGCCCGCCTGGGAACTGGCGAAGAGGTCCCTGACCGCGGCCGGTGGCTGACGGCCCGCCGGTCCCGGAGGCAGCCGGTCCCGGAGTCCGTCGGGACCGGAGCCTGTCGGGCCCCGAGTCTGTCGGGTCCGGAGCCGGTCGGTCCCGGAGCCTGTCGGGTCCGGAGCCTTCGGGTCCGCGGCCTGCCGCGGTCGCGCTCGGCCGCGCCGGGGCGGCCCTTGCGAGTCCGGGGCACTCGGCCGGAGCCCCGGCCGGGGCCGAAGGCGGATGCGGGACGGCGCGGGCGGAGGCGGGGCGGGGCCGCTTGCCCGCGCCGTGCCGACCGGGACCTGCGCCTCGCCGACCAGGTGCTGCGCCTTGCAGGCCGGGGCCGGGAGGCGGAAGCCGGACCGGACGGCGGAGGGGGGCCGGGGCCGGAAAGCCGGAGCCGAAGGCCGGGCTGGACCGGGCGGCCGGGGGGCCGGAGGCGATGCCGGGCGGGGGCCCGGAGTACGTCCGGGGGCCGGGGGCCGGGGGGACGCGGCGGGCCGGGAGAATCGGCGGAGCGCACGAAACCGGAGGACGCCGTACCGCGTGTCCGTGTCCGTACGACGTCCATCTGCGAGAGGTACGACATGAGCGAGGACAGCAGAGACCAGACGGCCCCGGCGCCCCGGCGGCGCCGGGGGGCCCGGCCGGTGGCCATCGCGTCGGCGGTGGCCGCCGTCGCCGCCGGCGGGGCGTTCTGGCTGTCCGGCGGGTACGACGGCGGCTCCGAGGCCGCGCTCGACGGCGCCTGCCAGGGGGACCTGGCGGCCGGGCGGGTACGGGCGCTGCTGCCGGGCGCCGCGCTCACCGCGTCGAGCGAGCTGCGGCCGGACGGCTGGTACTGCACGGTGTCCGCCGGGGGCGGCGACGGCGCCGAGGTGCGGATACGGGTGCGGAACGCCGGGGAGCCGATCGGCTCGGACACCTCGCTCGACCCCGGCGCGGTCGCCGTGCCGCTGGGGGGCGGCTGGACGGGCTCCTTCTCGTACGGCGACGCCGACACCGGTCCGGCGCGCGGCCGGGCCGTGCTGCTGCTGGACTGCGGCGACGACTCCGGTGACGGGCTGCTGGCGGTGGCCGACGCCCGCCTCGCCGGGGAGCGCACCTTCGAGGACGGCGCGGACCGGGCGCGGCTGGTGTCCGCCCTGACGGACACGGCGCGGGCGCACGCGCGGCGCACCGGCTGCGACACGGGCGGCGACACCGCGAAGCCGGTGGAGGACGTGGCCGCCCCGGCGGTGGACGCGAAGCGGCCGGTGGCCCGGGCCTCCGGGACGTGCCGGGGCGTCGTCGACGCGGCCACCGCGCGGCGGTGGGGGGCCGGGACGGTCGCCGAGACGGCGGCGGAGCCCGCGCCGGTGGAGCGGTGCGCGCTGGGCAGCGCGCTCGGGGCGCCGCTGTACACGTTCACGGCGTCCTACGGGCCGTACGGTGAGGCGGCGCTGGCGGGCGACGCCCTCCCGGCGAGCGGCGCGGCCCAGTCCCCGGCGGGGCACTACCGGATGCAGGCCGAGTGCCCGGGGGCGGACGGGACGGGCGTGTACGAGATCGTGCCGGACGACGGGCTGGCACTGGACCACGCGTCGCTGCGGGCCGCGCTGAAGACGTACGCCTCGGCCTCGGCCGCCCGGCACGGCTGCCGGCCCCCGGCCTGACGCCCGCGCGGCTGTACGCGGCCGGTTCGGTGCGGGGCCGGTTCGGGTTCGGTGCGGGGCCGGTTCGGGCCCTGGCGCACCGGGCCCTGGAGCACCGGGCTCGCGTGCTCTGGCCGGCGCATCCGGCCCGGGCGCCGTGGCGGCCCGCCCGGACCGCGGGCCGGGGCCTCCGGGCCGGGGCCGGGCCGGGCCGGGCTCAGCGGCGCAGCTCCACGAGGAGCCACCCGGCCAGGGTGAGGGCGAGGGCCTGGGGCGCCGTGACGGGGAAGGCGATCAGGGTCGCGGCGCGCCCCTCCAGCAGGCCGCCGTACCCGACCATGGACAGGCCCAGGACCCCCAGCACGCTCAGGGTGATGCCCAGCACCGCCAGTGGCGCCGCTCCCCGCGCCCCCGGCCCGCCCGCCACGGCCGCCCCCGGCGCCCCGGTCGCCCTGGACGCCCCGCCCGCATGGCCGGCCCCCACCGCGCCGGACGCCCCGGACGTCCCGCCCACCCCGGCCGCGTCGGCCGGACCACCCGCACCACCCGCGCCGGACGCCTCGGGCGTCCCGCCCGCCCCGTCGCCCCGCGCAGCCGGGTGGCGCGCG is a window encoding:
- a CDS encoding ABC-F family ATP-binding cassette domain-containing protein, coding for MAANLVNVEAVSKVYGTRALLDGVSLGVSEGDRIGVVGRNGDGKTTLIRVLARLEEADSGRVTHSGGLRLGVLTQHDSLDPAATVRHEVIGDLADHEWAGSAKIRDVLTGLFGGLDLPGFPQGLDTVIGPLSGGERRRIALAKLLIAEQDLIVLDEPTNHLDVEGIAWLAAHLRARRSALVCVTHDRWFLDQVCTRMWDVQRGAVHEYEGGYSDYVFARAERERIAATEETKRQNLVRKELAWLRRGAPARTSKPRYRIEAANELIADVPPPRDTSELMRFASARLGKTVFDLEDVTVQAGPKVLLKHLTWQLGPGDRIGLVGVNGAGKTSLLRALAEASDTQGEKQPAGGRITVGRTVRLAYLSQDVAELPPALRVLEAVQQVRDRVDLGKGREMTAGQLCERFGFTKEKQWTPVGDLSGGERRRLQLLRLLMDEPNVLFLDEPTNDLDIETLTQLEDLLDGWPGSMVVISHDRFFLERTTDRTFALLGDATLRMLPRGIDEYLERRQRMVEAAVPAGTATAAAPAAASAKAEKAAKAASAADARAAKKELQRIERQLEKIAGRESTLHDHIAQNATDFAKVAKLDAELRELAAEREDLETRWLELADDA
- a CDS encoding lipoprotein; the encoded protein is MLVTRGADRGRGWAVSRGADGGVSRGADGGADRRRDPDRSVRRGTGRGAGRSAGRGAVAVAAAVLLAAGCGSGGESARTDGAASGGSSPSAPASSPAPASSPAPAAVAPAAKGGTVGAAGSACPLPVAFDVAAEWQPKKVEPVGDPDLAELNELLKQGPFTMACEIDAKPAGRIGFLRVWTGGGGTGAGRGGGAAPRAALESFVTADDDAPSSAVYRDVRVGADGAVSATEVTYVVTSALLGERKPVRALAVATPRGPVVLELGGMDGEEHMAMLPAWELAKRSLTAAGG